One Elephas maximus indicus isolate mEleMax1 chromosome X, mEleMax1 primary haplotype, whole genome shotgun sequence DNA segment encodes these proteins:
- the CYLC1 gene encoding cylicin-1 encodes MPASVGRANPSGKAAAPPGSLSLGHSAHWEATEAEKGEQGWTVGKHVSLITGCSVSCWELCEAAFSYSLSTDFGEESKTANSPEVNIRKYDNSISISSSNGKSWNQKHFALTFPKPPQPGRKNRSRPLKLQNTVPRQDKIKSKEDQKKAHIWIRHSLRKIFQKPSIYLAVRRQAPFRCSYIPKAHLEKAEAKESQDGKKRRDLKKDSKKKTGPHTTTLESKKIIKDKKPKESNKAAKIPSKSSHENEPYKQSNSKLDTNSESKDSKEVSKKDQTKDKKDSKNCKGTDTTCTKTEPKKDSKNSSKKDPDAESETYSKNHSNMDSVVYLEISGTESMDFDAWLNNYSQNNSKKPSKKDTKKDSKKASDGESVDSKDAKKDSKKEKTNAKKDSKKKDAKKDAKKDTDSTDVESEGSKDSKKGKKNAKKDSKKDAKKDADSTDAESVDSKNVKKDEKKDKKDSKKDTKKEDTKKNTVSTESESELESKKSKKDEKKDKRDPKKDDKKKDAKKDVGSTDAESEFEWESKKDKKDAKKDTKKGAKMNTESTDASSDDYSKKGLSKPLQSAFKDSDAESDQSLYKLGAKNRGVESDATSVDSKKEGQGLKREFKTSYRKTMFRDKEKKPLIGRVPPSRERPPLPPCEPLTPSPKLKRPCRCRMPPPPSKPRYAPLNAGFMQAVNHVCYFIAASPVPKA; translated from the exons AtgccggccagtgtgggcagggccaaTCCAAGTGGCAAGGCCGCAGCTCCTCCTGGGTCTTTGTCACTTGGCCACTCAGCCCACTGGGAAGCCACAGAGGCTGAGAAGGGGGAACAAGGGTGGACAGTGGGAAAACATGTATCACTGATTACGGGGTGCTCTGTCtcatgctgggagctctgtgaagctgctttctcctACTCCCTGTCCACCGACTTTGGAGAGGAGTCCAAGACTGCAAAttc ACCAGAAGTAAACATCAGAAAATATGATAATTCCATTTCAA TCAGTTCATCAAATGGAAAATCATGGAATCAAAAACACTTTGCTTTGACATTTCCCAAACCACCCCAGCCAGGTAGAAAAAACAGATCAAGACCTTTGAAATTACAAAACACAGTTCCG AGACAggacaaaataaaatcaaaggaaGATCAGAAGAAAGCTCACATATGGATAAGGCattctttaagaaaaattttcCAAAAGCCATCTATTTACTTAGCTGTCAGGAGACAGGCTCCATTCAGATGTTCTTATATTCCCAAAGCCCATCTTGAAAAGGCAGAAGCTAAAGAGTCCCAAGAtggcaaaaaaagaagagatttaaagaAAGATTCTAAGAAAAAAACAGGCCCACATACAACAACTCTGGAAtccaagaaaataataaaagacaaaaaacctaAAGAAAGCAACAAAGCAGCAAAAATTCCATCAAAATCATCACATGAAAATGAACCATATAAACAGTCAAATTCCAAATTAGATACAAATTCAGAATCCAAGGATTCTAAGGAGGTCTCAAAGAAAGatcaaacaaaagataagaaagatTCAAAAAATTGCAAGGGGACAGATACTACATGTACAAAGACTGAGCCAAAGAAAGATTCTAAGAATAGTTCAAAGAAGGATCCTGATGCCGAATCAGAGACTTATTCAAAAAATCATTCAAATATGGATTCAGTGGTGTATTTAGAGATATCTGGTACTGAATCCATGGATTTTGATGCATGGCTAAATAATTACTCACAGAATAACTCAAAGAAGCCTTCAAAGAAAGACACAAAGAAGGATTCAAAGAAGGCCTCTGATGGTGAATCTGTAGACTCAAAGGATGCAAAGAAAGATTCAAAAAAGGAGAAGACAAATGCCAAGAAAGACAGTAAAAAGAAGGATGCGAAGAAGGATGCAAAGAAGGACACGGATTCTACTGACGTTGAATCTGAAGGCTCAAAGGACTCAAAGAAAGGTAAGAAAAATGCCAAGAAAGACAGTAAGAAGGATGCAAAGAAGGACGCAGATTCTACTGATGCTGAATCTGTAGACTCAAAGAACgtaaagaaagatgagaagaaggATAAGAAAGATTCaaagaaagacactaagaaggaggACACAAAGAAGAACACAGTGTCTACTGAATCTGAATCTGAATTGGAGTCAAAGAAgagtaaaaaagatgaaaagaaggatAAGAGAGATCCAAAGAAAGATGACAAAAAGAAGGATGCAAAGAAGGATGTAGGGTCTACTGATGCAGAATCTGAATTTGAATGGGAGTCAAAGAAGGATAAGAAAGATGCAAAGAAAGATACCAAAAAGGGTGCAAAAATGAACACAGAGTCTACAGATGCTTCATCTGATGATTATTCAAAGAAAGGCCTAAGTAAGCCCCTACAGTCAGCATTCAAAGATTCTGATGCTGAATCTGACCAGTCACTGTATAAACTCGGGGCTAAAAATAGAGGAGTTGAATCAGATGCCACATCCGTAGACTCAAAGAAGGAAGGGCAGGGGCTAAAGAGAGAATTCAAAACATCATACAGAAAGACCATGTtcagagataaagaaaaaaaacctcttaTAGGTAGAGTTCCTCCATCAAGAGAAAGACCACCACTACCTCCTTGTGAGCCTTTAACACCATCACCTAAGCTCAAACGTCCCTGTCGGTGCAGGATGCCTCCTCCGCCTTCAAAACCAAGATATGCTCCTTTG AATGCAGGTTTCATGCAGGCAGTGAACCACGTCTGTTATTTCATTGCTGCATCCCCAGTTCCAAAAGCATGA